The stretch of DNA CCGCCACCGTCGCCACCCTATGCCCCGCGGTGAGAAACAGGCTCGCCTCGTCAGTCGGGGAAGAGGCGTGATCGTCCTGCCGCTCCATCATTTCAATCAGTGTCGCTAAACGGAAGGCCTGCGGTGTCTGGACCCGCACCAACCCCTCCCGATCCTCACCTCGCTTGAGGTCGCCATTGTCGCCGCGACGCGCGACGGTATCGGAAACATTGAGGACCGGAACCACAGCGTCGTTCGTGCGGAGCGCCTCTACCAGTCGATCCACGACCCCGGCAGGACAGAAGGGTCGCGCGGCATCATGAACGAGAACCCACTCGCTTTCCACCGCTGCAAGACCCGCGCGCACACTGTCGGTTCGCATCGCTCCGCCTTCGATCAAGGGGCCCACGTCACGATTCCCGAGTGCGCTGAGCGCCATCGTCTCCTGCCCCGGGCCGATCACGACGCGCACCGCGTCGATCGCAGGGTGGGGGAGGAGGGCGTCGACCGCGTGCGACAGCACCGCCTTGTCGGCCAGTATCGCATATTGCTTCGGCACGTCCGCGCCCATGCGCGTGCCGGACCCGGCGGCGACGATCAGTGCGGTGATGCCCATGTCGCCGCCATGCCGCGCAAAGTTTTGCCTGTGAAGGCTTTTTGCGCTATCGGCGCGCCACCATGAGCCGCCTTCAGCCTATTTCCATCGGTCCGATTCAGATCGCCGAACCCGTCATCCTCGCGCCGATGACGGGCGTGACCGACGTGCCGTTCCGAAAGCTCGTCAAGCGCTTCGGCTGCGGCCTGACGGTCAGCGAGATGATCGCGTCCGAAGCGATGATCCGCGAGACTCGCCAGAGCCTTCAAAAGGCCACGTGGGACCCCAGCGAAGAACCCGTCTCGCTCCAGCTAGCGGGCTGCGAGCCCGAGCGGATGGCCGAAGCCGCCAAGCTCAACGAACAGCGTGGTGCCGCGATAATCGACATCAACATGGGCTGCCCCGTGAAGAAAGTCGTCAACGGCTATGCCGGAAGCTCGCTGATGCGCGACCTTCCCCTCGCCGCGCGGCTGATCGAGGCGACGGTCAAGGCGGTCGATGTTCCCGTCACGCTCAAGATGCGCATGGGCTGGGACCATTCCAGCCTCAACGCCCCAGAACTGGCGCGCATCGCCGAGGATCTCGGTGTCCGTCTCATCACCGTCCACGGCCGCACCCGGTGCCAGATGTACAAGGGCAGCGCGGATTGGTCCTATATCGCGAACGTAAAGGCAGCGACGTCGCTGCCGGTCATCGTCAACGGCGACATTAATTCGATCGAGGATGCCCATGACGCGCTCGACCAGTCGAACGCCGACGGCGTCATGATCGGTCGCGGTGCCTACGGCAAACCCTGGCTGCTGGGGCAGGTCATGGCCGATCTCATGCATGGCCAGACCGTCCCGGACCCCGACATGCAGACGCAGCTCGACACTATTCTCGAACAGTATGAGGCCATGCTTGACCTCTACGGTGCCCGGGTCGGGGTCGCCTGCGCGCGCAAGCACATCGGCTGGTACACCAAGGGTCTCCATGGCTCGGCCGAGTTCCGCCACGGCGTCAACAGCCAGGAAGACCCCGCGGTCGTGAAGACCCTTCTGCGCGACTTTTACGCGCCGTTCATCGACGGCAGTGCCAGCGCCGAAACCCCCGTTCGCGACGCCGCCTAAAACTGTGTTTTTCATGCAACGCTTCCGTGCTAGGCGGGAGATGCATGGACGCAACGACCCGTGATTCTCGCTTGGAAGAGCCCGCACCCGCACCGCGCGTGACCCCGAGCCCGCGCATGCGCATCGCGACGCTGGTCGCGGCGATCGTCCTGATTGCGACGATGGCCTATTCGGCGGACTTGCTGCTTCACGATCATGGCTCGCCGCAGCTTTTGAGCCCACCGATGATCGCGCTGCTGATGGTCGGCAATCTCATTCCCGCGATCATCCTGCTCGTCCTTCTCTCCCGCCTGATCGCCCGGCGTCGCGGCGTGAAGCAGGGTGCGGGCGAGGGACAGCTACACATGCGCCTCGTCGCGCTCTTCTCGATCATTGCGGCGGTGCCGACCGTGGCCGTCGCGATCTTCGCCTCGCTGCTGGTTCAGTCCAGCCTCGAATTCTGGGCGTCGGAGCCGGTCGAGACCATGCTTCGCGATTCGGTAGAAATCGCCAAGACCACCTTCGATACCGAAGCGTTTGACGTCGCCACGGAAACCGCGCTGATGGGCGGCGACCTCGTGGCCGTCCTCCCCGAAACCGATCCGCGCGGACCGGAATTCAACCAGCTTCTCGTCGATCAGACCTACGCGCGCGAACTTTGGGAATCCGCGATTTTGCGGATCGACGGAGACGAGATCGAAGTCCTTTCCGCCGTGAACCTTACCGAGCTCCCGATTGATCGCGCGCAGTTGCTCGACGCGCGAAATAAGCTGGATCCCGAGACCCCGGTCTCACTCGAGGTGCCGGGACGGATCGCCTTCCTCGCCGATTTGCCCAATGTCGACAACGGCTACACCTACGCCGCCCGCAATATCGGCGAGGAGCTGACCGCCAACATCAACCGGGCGGAGAATATCGACACGACCTACGACGAGACGATCGAACAATCGATCGAGAACCAGTTGCAGTTCACGCTCGCGCTCTTCTTCGGCGCCATCCTGATCGTCGCGCTCGCCATCTTCGCCGCTTTGACCCTGGCGGACCGTATCGGACGCCCCGTGGGGCAACTCGTCGCCGCCGCCGGGCGGGTGGGGCAGGGGGACTTCACCGCACGCGTCCCGCCCCAGCCCAGTCTCGACGAAATCTCCACCCTCGCGACCGCCTTCAACCAGATGACCTCGCGGATCGAGGAGCAGACGGGCGCCCTGCTCGACGCCAACGAACTGTCCGACCTCCGCCGCGCCTTCATCGAGGCGGTGCTGGGGTCGGTCACTGCCGGCGTCATCGCGGTCAACGACGACCATCGGATCCAGCTCATCAACCGCTCTGCGGCCATGCTCCTCGGCGATGCCGAAGAGGATCTGGTCGACAAGCGTCTCGCCGACCTGTCGACCGAACTTGACGAGATCATGCGCGGCACCGCTGCCGAGGCCAGCGTCGAACTCGCGACCGAGGGCGGTTCGCGCATTCTCGCGGTCAAGCGGGTCCGGTACGAAGAAGGGACCGTCATCACCTTCGACGACGTCACCGATCAGCTGTCCGATCAGCGCCGCGCCGCCTGGTCCGACATCGCGCGTCGCATCGCGCACGAGATCAAGAACCCGCTCACTCCTATCCAGCTTGCCGCCGAACGGTTGCAGCGCCGCTACGGCGACACCGTCCCGGCGGACGACGAGATCTTCGCGCGTCTCACCGACACGATCGTCCGTCAGGTCGGCGACCTTCGCCGCATGGTCGACGAATTCTCCAATTTCGCGCGTATGCCCAAGCCGGTTTTTCGCGACGAGAATATCCACGACATCGCCCGCGCCGCGCTGTTCCTGCACGAAGTGGCGCATCCCGGCATCCATTTCTCGATCGATCCGCCGCACGGCGAGATCCGAATGGTCGCCGACCGGCGCCAACTGGCGCAGGCGCTCACCAACATCGTGAAGAATGCGGTCGAGGCGATCGAGGCGCGACGCAAGGCGGGCGGCGATCATTCCGACGGCGACCGTATCCTTCTCTCCGTCGCGCGCGAGAATGGAGAGGTCATCATCGATCTTGATGATACCGGGATCGGACTTCCGGCGGAACGCGAACGGCTTACCGAGCCTTATATGACGACGCGGGTTCGTGGCACGGGACTGGGGCTCGCCATCGTGAAGAAGATTGTCGAGGAGCATGAAGGACAGATCGCCTTCCTAGACCGCGCGGGAGGGGGCACGCAGGTCCGCATCCGCTTCGACGCCGCCAAGCTGGAGGAACGCGCGTCGGGAGAACCCGCCGCTCCGCTGGTGAGGGCCGGCGAGGACCATGAATATGACGAGGACGATGCCTGATGGCGCTTGAGATACTGGTAGTCGATGACGAAGCCGACATCCGCGACCTCGTCGCCGGGGTGCTCGAAGACGAGGGCTACGAGGTCCGCACTGCCGCTTCCAGCGAGGCCGCACTCGAGGAAATCGGGCAGCGTCGGCCGCATCTCGCGCTGCTCGACGTCTGGCTCCAAGGGTCCAAGCTCGACGGTCTCCAGCTGCTCGAAGAGGTAAAGAAGCGCGATCCCTCGATTCCCGTCCTGATGATCTCGGGCCACGGAAATCTCGACACCGCGGTGGCCGCCGTCGCGGCCGGTGCGGTCGATTTCATCGAAAAGCCCTTCGAGGCGTCGAAACTTCTCCATCTCGTCGAGCGCGCGACCGAAACCGACCGTCTCCGCCGCGAGAACGAACATCTCAAGCGTCAGCAGCTGCGCGAGGAACAGCTTGAAGGCACGTCGAGCTCGATCAACGGCGTCCGCGCGACCCTCAAGCGCGTCGCCCCGACCGGCAGCCGCGTGCTCATCACCGGCCCGGCGGGCGTGGGCAAGGAAATCGCCGCGCGCATGATCCACGGCTGGTCGCCCCGATCGCGCGGGCCGTTCATCACCGTCTCGAGCGCGATGATGGCACCCGAGCGGGTCGAAGAGGAACTGTTCGGCGTCGAGGAAAACGGCGCCGCGCGCCCGGGCTTTCTCGAACAGGCCCATGGCGGCACGCTGTTCCTCGACGAGATCGCCGACATGCCCGCCAATACGCAGGCAAAGATCCTGCGCGTCCTGACCGATCAGAGCTTCACCCGCGTCGGCGGCGATCGTCCCGTCAAGGTCGACGTGCGCGTCCTGTCCGCCACGTCGCGCGACCTCAAGGAGGAGATCGAGGAGGGCCGTTTTCGCGAGGACCTTTTCTATCGGCTCAACGTCG from Sphingomicrobium sp. XHP0239 encodes:
- a CDS encoding bifunctional 2-C-methyl-D-erythritol 4-phosphate cytidylyltransferase/2-C-methyl-D-erythritol 2,4-cyclodiphosphate synthase, with product MGITALIVAAGSGTRMGADVPKQYAILADKAVLSHAVDALLPHPAIDAVRVVIGPGQETMALSALGNRDVGPLIEGGAMRTDSVRAGLAAVESEWVLVHDAARPFCPAGVVDRLVEALRTNDAVVPVLNVSDTVARRGDNGDLKRGEDREGLVRVQTPQAFRLATLIEMMERQDDHASSPTDEASLFLTAGHRVATVAGDPLLDKLTVPADWRRAATRMETDMISRTGMGYDVHAFAGDGPIMMGGIEIAHDRGLAGHSDADVLLHAITDALLGAAGMDDIGEHFPPSDPQWKGAASDQFLAHAAQLVRSAGGIIDHVDATVICEAPKIGPHREAMRERIAEILDLAMGAVSVKATTTEKLGFTGRREGIACQAIATIRMAAA
- the dusB gene encoding tRNA dihydrouridine synthase DusB, with amino-acid sequence MSRLQPISIGPIQIAEPVILAPMTGVTDVPFRKLVKRFGCGLTVSEMIASEAMIRETRQSLQKATWDPSEEPVSLQLAGCEPERMAEAAKLNEQRGAAIIDINMGCPVKKVVNGYAGSSLMRDLPLAARLIEATVKAVDVPVTLKMRMGWDHSSLNAPELARIAEDLGVRLITVHGRTRCQMYKGSADWSYIANVKAATSLPVIVNGDINSIEDAHDALDQSNADGVMIGRGAYGKPWLLGQVMADLMHGQTVPDPDMQTQLDTILEQYEAMLDLYGARVGVACARKHIGWYTKGLHGSAEFRHGVNSQEDPAVVKTLLRDFYAPFIDGSASAETPVRDAA
- a CDS encoding sensor histidine kinase NtrY-like → MDATTRDSRLEEPAPAPRVTPSPRMRIATLVAAIVLIATMAYSADLLLHDHGSPQLLSPPMIALLMVGNLIPAIILLVLLSRLIARRRGVKQGAGEGQLHMRLVALFSIIAAVPTVAVAIFASLLVQSSLEFWASEPVETMLRDSVEIAKTTFDTEAFDVATETALMGGDLVAVLPETDPRGPEFNQLLVDQTYARELWESAILRIDGDEIEVLSAVNLTELPIDRAQLLDARNKLDPETPVSLEVPGRIAFLADLPNVDNGYTYAARNIGEELTANINRAENIDTTYDETIEQSIENQLQFTLALFFGAILIVALAIFAALTLADRIGRPVGQLVAAAGRVGQGDFTARVPPQPSLDEISTLATAFNQMTSRIEEQTGALLDANELSDLRRAFIEAVLGSVTAGVIAVNDDHRIQLINRSAAMLLGDAEEDLVDKRLADLSTELDEIMRGTAAEASVELATEGGSRILAVKRVRYEEGTVITFDDVTDQLSDQRRAAWSDIARRIAHEIKNPLTPIQLAAERLQRRYGDTVPADDEIFARLTDTIVRQVGDLRRMVDEFSNFARMPKPVFRDENIHDIARAALFLHEVAHPGIHFSIDPPHGEIRMVADRRQLAQALTNIVKNAVEAIEARRKAGGDHSDGDRILLSVARENGEVIIDLDDTGIGLPAERERLTEPYMTTRVRGTGLGLAIVKKIVEEHEGQIAFLDRAGGGTQVRIRFDAAKLEERASGEPAAPLVRAGEDHEYDEDDA
- a CDS encoding sigma-54-dependent transcriptional regulator, yielding MALEILVVDDEADIRDLVAGVLEDEGYEVRTAASSEAALEEIGQRRPHLALLDVWLQGSKLDGLQLLEEVKKRDPSIPVLMISGHGNLDTAVAAVAAGAVDFIEKPFEASKLLHLVERATETDRLRRENEHLKRQQLREEQLEGTSSSINGVRATLKRVAPTGSRVLITGPAGVGKEIAARMIHGWSPRSRGPFITVSSAMMAPERVEEELFGVEENGAARPGFLEQAHGGTLFLDEIADMPANTQAKILRVLTDQSFTRVGGDRPVKVDVRVLSATSRDLKEEIEEGRFREDLFYRLNVVPVDIPPLNERREDILVLAEHFLARFAAERRIRPPRVSDEAMATLQAHDWPGNVRQLRNIIERTMILTPGDRADCIEVDLLPPEVTEAQGSGNGATSTVAMMGSPLREARENFEREYLRVQIRRFSGNISRTAAFIGMERSALHRKLKALGITEKRDKS